Proteins encoded within one genomic window of Paramisgurnus dabryanus chromosome 13, PD_genome_1.1, whole genome shotgun sequence:
- the fam171a1 gene encoding protein FAM171A1 isoform X3, translating to MVYEDVVQIVSGYQGSKLQPWVQFQRRALSLPANATYTNLTAFLTVSSSSQDTQYFPYLQGLHSNYTGTDRKFELTPIAAISVHLLGSDGAELHVSEPISVSVPLPADSDLKENDHIPAWRFDPKLGAWLKSSLGYVHREGKQLTLTYIAPQLGYWVAAMSPINTGPVVAKDISTYHTVFLLAILGGMALILLFLFCMLLYYCRRKCSRLRPAHRKFDLSSTLDASKRDQATSMSHLNLINETHLDHNGAEPDMHTPMLKPTPYDSSNIELAASRGELASRGSNHYKRSIEIFPLKSSCSNHPSEGYDSPAARGEYRRSYTSVTTSSVHPLHMSVSSSSPHPLHHTASAGRLSSESKSSLRDPRLSPVSATSTSTAGSPEREPGIERRQVDYMLSRSVDNLERPAPLPKPGALLCCSSEIYVSQGEETYRKARPTLLIPAHYMRLPGTHPLSGQALLLQSDVQSELESIQAELSACQDQVSHAWGKGEPGGETQGAEENQGGGMEEWRLQTAALPADLSIPSSLSQAGLDVVQMNGEDQLLAEKTLMELRGGKPLAHPRAWFVSLDGRSNAHIRHSYIDLQRAGCNNSCVGSNDASLDSGVDMSDLTPGRRVRDNAKLRIREGLKSESEAQAAQSMVAYSPLVVVDDSNANASGSDSPTPVCSPEENSVAPLLQEKEKEEEVEEIPSPPSPNFLPPLPSPPPLPDPIDETAEETGTLSEVYRTEDAQMHTSSSRPNNLAVPDDTGEDENKKSPWQKREERPLMSFNLK from the exons ATGGTTTATGAAGATGTGGTGCAGATCGTCTCTGGATATCAAG GATCAAAACTGCAGCCGTGGGTGCAGTTCCAGAGAAGAGCATTGAGTCTTCCTGCTAACGCAACCTATACCAACCTGACAGCCTTTCTCACCGTGAGCAGTTCGTCGCAAGACACGCAGTACTTCCCTTATCTGCAAGGTCTTCATTCCAACTATACAG GCACCGATCGAAAGTTTGAGTTGACTCCTATAGCTGCTATCAGTGTCCATCTTTTGGGCAGTGATGGGGCGGAGCTTCACGTCAGTGAGCCAATCAGTGTGAGTGTTCCTCTTCCTGCAGACAGTGACCTGAAAGAGAATGACCACATCCCAGCCTGGAGGTTTGACCCTAAACTGG GGGCCTGGCTGAAGAGCAGTCTGGGATATGTCCATAGAGAGGGGAAACAGTTAACTCTCACATATATCGCCCCTCAGCTTGGTTATTGGGTGGCAGCCATGTCTCCCATAAATACAG GTCCCGTGGTGGCAAAAGACATAAGCACATATCACACAGTCTTCCTATTGGCCATATTAGGAGGCATGGCCCTGATATTGCTCTTCTTGTTCTGTATGCTGCTCTATTATTGCAG GAGGAAGTGTTCCCGCTTACGGCCCGCCCATAGGAAGTTTGATCTGTCCTCCACTCTAGATGCCTCTAAACGAGACCAGGCTACATCTATGTCCCACCTAAACCTCATCAATGAGACTCATCTTGACCACAATGGGGCGGAGCCAGACATGCACACACCCATGCTAAAACCCACCCCCTACGACTCCTCCAACATCGAGTTGGCAGCATCACGCGGTGAGCTTGCTAGCCGAGGATCCAACCACTATAAACGCTCGATAGAAATATTTCCGCTTAAATCATCCTGTTCAAATCATCCTTCCGAGGGCTACGATTCTCCTGCCGCACGTGGGGAATACAGACGTAGCTACACCTCTGTCACAACTTCATCTGTTCATCCCCTTCACATGTCCGTCTCGTCCTCATCACCCCATCCCTTACACCACACCGCCTCAGCGGGACGTCTGTCTTCAGAAAGTAAATCAAGCCTGCGTGATCCCCGTCTCTCTCCTGTTTCTGCCACATCAACGAGCACTGCCGGATCCCCGGAGAGGGAGCCGGGAATCGAGCGGCGGCAGGTCGATTATATGCTCTCTCGCTCCGTAGACAACCTGGAGCGTCCTGCCCCCCTTCCAAAACCCGGAGCTCTCCTCTGCTGTTCCTCTGAAATATACGTCAGCCAAGGAGAGGAGACTTATCGCAAGGCCCGCCCCACGCTCCTCATCCCCGCCCACTACATGAGACTGCCCGGGACACACCCACTTTCTGGCCAGGCACTTCTTTTGCAGTCAGATGTACAGAGCGAATTAGAAAGCATTCAGGCGGAGCTTAGCGCGTGTCAGGATCAGGTGTCACACGCATGGGGTAAAGGAGAGCCGGGAGGAGAAACGCAAGGAGCGGAGGAAAACCAAGGAGGGGGAATGGAGGAGTGGAGGTTGCAAACGGCAGCTCTTCCTGCAGATCTCTCTATACCCAGCTCGCTCAGTCAGGCAGGTCTAGATGTCGTGCAGATGAATGGAGAAGATCAGCTCTTAGCCGAAAAAACTTTGATGGAACTTCGAGGAGGAAAGCCCCTCGCTCACCCAAGAGCTTGGTTCGTGTCATTGGACGGTCGTTCCAATGCGCACATCCGCCATTCCTACATTGACCTGCAGCGGGCAGGATGCAACAACAGTTGTGTTGGAAGCAACGATGCCAGTCTGGACTCGGGGGTGGACATGAGTGATCTCACACCAGGACGGCGTGTTCGTGACAATGCCAAACTTCGAATTCGAGAAGGGCTCAAATCTGAAAGTGAGGCTCAGGCAGCACAGTCTATGGTCGCATATTCACCGTTGGTGGTTGTAGACGattcaaatgcaaatgcaaGTGGTAGCGATAGCCCAACTCCAGTATGTAGCCCTGAAGAAAACTCTGTTGCACCTTTGCTTCaggaaaaagagaaagaagagGAAGTCGAAGAGATCCCATCACCCCCATCTCCAAATTTTCTTCCACCGCTTCCTTCACCACCTCCTCTTCCAGATCCCATAGATGAGACGGCAGAGGAGACCGGGACACTTAGTGAAGTTTATAGGACTGAGGATGCTCAAATGCACACGAGCAGTAGCCGCCCAAACAACCTGGCCGTCCCCGATGACACCGGTGAAGACGAGAACAAGAAGAGTCCTTGGCAAAAACGAGAAGAGAGACCATTAATGTCCTTTAACCTAAAATGA
- the fam171a1 gene encoding protein FAM171A1 isoform X1, with product MRGADSSGSAVIVLCLLGCDIWTSAAKTLQENSDAKEVALKVHLSDASTHQPLSGVTVEIFTNHTPIASDTSGADGNAFIRFPYRLGDLLVVTATKRGYVPNSIPWRPNRLPVFSSLSLDLLPERAATLMVYEDVVQIVSGYQGSKLQPWVQFQRRALSLPANATYTNLTAFLTVSSSSQDTQYFPYLQGLHSNYTGTDRKFELTPIAAISVHLLGSDGAELHVSEPISVSVPLPADSDLKENDHIPAWRFDPKLGAWLKSSLGYVHREGKQLTLTYIAPQLGYWVAAMSPINTGPVVAKDISTYHTVFLLAILGGMALILLFLFCMLLYYCRRKCSRLRPAHRKFDLSSTLDASKRDQATSMSHLNLINETHLDHNGAEPDMHTPMLKPTPYDSSNIELAASRGELASRGSNHYKRSIEIFPLKSSCSNHPSEGYDSPAARGEYRRSYTSVTTSSVHPLHMSVSSSSPHPLHHTASAGRLSSESKSSLRDPRLSPVSATSTSTAGSPEREPGIERRQVDYMLSRSVDNLERPAPLPKPGALLCCSSEIYVSQGEETYRKARPTLLIPAHYMRLPGTHPLSGQALLLQSDVQSELESIQAELSACQDQVSHAWGKGEPGGETQGAEENQGGGMEEWRLQTAALPADLSIPSSLSQAGLDVVQMNGEDQLLAEKTLMELRGGKPLAHPRAWFVSLDGRSNAHIRHSYIDLQRAGCNNSCVGSNDASLDSGVDMSDLTPGRRVRDNAKLRIREGLKSESEAQAAQSMVAYSPLVVVDDSNANASGSDSPTPVCSPEENSVAPLLQEKEKEEEVEEIPSPPSPNFLPPLPSPPPLPDPIDETAEETGTLSEVYRTEDAQMHTSSSRPNNLAVPDDTGEDENKKSPWQKREERPLMSFNLK from the exons AAGTGGCACTGAAGGTTCATCTAAGTGACGCTAGCACTCATCAGCCTCTGTCTGGTGTCACCGTGGAGATCTTCACTAACCACACCCCTATTGCCTCAGATACCTCTGGTGCAGATGGCAACGCCTTCATCAGGTTTCCCTATCGCCTTGGCGACCTTCTTGTAGTCACGGCAACCAAGCGTGGCTACGTACCCAACTCCATCCCATGGCGACCAAACAGGTTACCAG TCTTCTCATCTCTAAGTCTGGATCTGCTCCCGGAAAGAGCTGCTACTCTGATGGTTTATGAAGATGTGGTGCAGATCGTCTCTGGATATCAAG GATCAAAACTGCAGCCGTGGGTGCAGTTCCAGAGAAGAGCATTGAGTCTTCCTGCTAACGCAACCTATACCAACCTGACAGCCTTTCTCACCGTGAGCAGTTCGTCGCAAGACACGCAGTACTTCCCTTATCTGCAAGGTCTTCATTCCAACTATACAG GCACCGATCGAAAGTTTGAGTTGACTCCTATAGCTGCTATCAGTGTCCATCTTTTGGGCAGTGATGGGGCGGAGCTTCACGTCAGTGAGCCAATCAGTGTGAGTGTTCCTCTTCCTGCAGACAGTGACCTGAAAGAGAATGACCACATCCCAGCCTGGAGGTTTGACCCTAAACTGG GGGCCTGGCTGAAGAGCAGTCTGGGATATGTCCATAGAGAGGGGAAACAGTTAACTCTCACATATATCGCCCCTCAGCTTGGTTATTGGGTGGCAGCCATGTCTCCCATAAATACAG GTCCCGTGGTGGCAAAAGACATAAGCACATATCACACAGTCTTCCTATTGGCCATATTAGGAGGCATGGCCCTGATATTGCTCTTCTTGTTCTGTATGCTGCTCTATTATTGCAG GAGGAAGTGTTCCCGCTTACGGCCCGCCCATAGGAAGTTTGATCTGTCCTCCACTCTAGATGCCTCTAAACGAGACCAGGCTACATCTATGTCCCACCTAAACCTCATCAATGAGACTCATCTTGACCACAATGGGGCGGAGCCAGACATGCACACACCCATGCTAAAACCCACCCCCTACGACTCCTCCAACATCGAGTTGGCAGCATCACGCGGTGAGCTTGCTAGCCGAGGATCCAACCACTATAAACGCTCGATAGAAATATTTCCGCTTAAATCATCCTGTTCAAATCATCCTTCCGAGGGCTACGATTCTCCTGCCGCACGTGGGGAATACAGACGTAGCTACACCTCTGTCACAACTTCATCTGTTCATCCCCTTCACATGTCCGTCTCGTCCTCATCACCCCATCCCTTACACCACACCGCCTCAGCGGGACGTCTGTCTTCAGAAAGTAAATCAAGCCTGCGTGATCCCCGTCTCTCTCCTGTTTCTGCCACATCAACGAGCACTGCCGGATCCCCGGAGAGGGAGCCGGGAATCGAGCGGCGGCAGGTCGATTATATGCTCTCTCGCTCCGTAGACAACCTGGAGCGTCCTGCCCCCCTTCCAAAACCCGGAGCTCTCCTCTGCTGTTCCTCTGAAATATACGTCAGCCAAGGAGAGGAGACTTATCGCAAGGCCCGCCCCACGCTCCTCATCCCCGCCCACTACATGAGACTGCCCGGGACACACCCACTTTCTGGCCAGGCACTTCTTTTGCAGTCAGATGTACAGAGCGAATTAGAAAGCATTCAGGCGGAGCTTAGCGCGTGTCAGGATCAGGTGTCACACGCATGGGGTAAAGGAGAGCCGGGAGGAGAAACGCAAGGAGCGGAGGAAAACCAAGGAGGGGGAATGGAGGAGTGGAGGTTGCAAACGGCAGCTCTTCCTGCAGATCTCTCTATACCCAGCTCGCTCAGTCAGGCAGGTCTAGATGTCGTGCAGATGAATGGAGAAGATCAGCTCTTAGCCGAAAAAACTTTGATGGAACTTCGAGGAGGAAAGCCCCTCGCTCACCCAAGAGCTTGGTTCGTGTCATTGGACGGTCGTTCCAATGCGCACATCCGCCATTCCTACATTGACCTGCAGCGGGCAGGATGCAACAACAGTTGTGTTGGAAGCAACGATGCCAGTCTGGACTCGGGGGTGGACATGAGTGATCTCACACCAGGACGGCGTGTTCGTGACAATGCCAAACTTCGAATTCGAGAAGGGCTCAAATCTGAAAGTGAGGCTCAGGCAGCACAGTCTATGGTCGCATATTCACCGTTGGTGGTTGTAGACGattcaaatgcaaatgcaaGTGGTAGCGATAGCCCAACTCCAGTATGTAGCCCTGAAGAAAACTCTGTTGCACCTTTGCTTCaggaaaaagagaaagaagagGAAGTCGAAGAGATCCCATCACCCCCATCTCCAAATTTTCTTCCACCGCTTCCTTCACCACCTCCTCTTCCAGATCCCATAGATGAGACGGCAGAGGAGACCGGGACACTTAGTGAAGTTTATAGGACTGAGGATGCTCAAATGCACACGAGCAGTAGCCGCCCAAACAACCTGGCCGTCCCCGATGACACCGGTGAAGACGAGAACAAGAAGAGTCCTTGGCAAAAACGAGAAGAGAGACCATTAATGTCCTTTAACCTAAAATGA
- the fam171a1 gene encoding protein FAM171A1 isoform X2, protein MCACASVILTVFPWVSKGFYVACLLEVALKVHLSDASTHQPLSGVTVEIFTNHTPIASDTSGADGNAFIRFPYRLGDLLVVTATKRGYVPNSIPWRPNRLPVFSSLSLDLLPERAATLMVYEDVVQIVSGYQGSKLQPWVQFQRRALSLPANATYTNLTAFLTVSSSSQDTQYFPYLQGLHSNYTGTDRKFELTPIAAISVHLLGSDGAELHVSEPISVSVPLPADSDLKENDHIPAWRFDPKLGAWLKSSLGYVHREGKQLTLTYIAPQLGYWVAAMSPINTGPVVAKDISTYHTVFLLAILGGMALILLFLFCMLLYYCRRKCSRLRPAHRKFDLSSTLDASKRDQATSMSHLNLINETHLDHNGAEPDMHTPMLKPTPYDSSNIELAASRGELASRGSNHYKRSIEIFPLKSSCSNHPSEGYDSPAARGEYRRSYTSVTTSSVHPLHMSVSSSSPHPLHHTASAGRLSSESKSSLRDPRLSPVSATSTSTAGSPEREPGIERRQVDYMLSRSVDNLERPAPLPKPGALLCCSSEIYVSQGEETYRKARPTLLIPAHYMRLPGTHPLSGQALLLQSDVQSELESIQAELSACQDQVSHAWGKGEPGGETQGAEENQGGGMEEWRLQTAALPADLSIPSSLSQAGLDVVQMNGEDQLLAEKTLMELRGGKPLAHPRAWFVSLDGRSNAHIRHSYIDLQRAGCNNSCVGSNDASLDSGVDMSDLTPGRRVRDNAKLRIREGLKSESEAQAAQSMVAYSPLVVVDDSNANASGSDSPTPVCSPEENSVAPLLQEKEKEEEVEEIPSPPSPNFLPPLPSPPPLPDPIDETAEETGTLSEVYRTEDAQMHTSSSRPNNLAVPDDTGEDENKKSPWQKREERPLMSFNLK, encoded by the exons ATGTGTGCATGTGCGTCAGTGATTTTGACTGTTTTCCCGTGGGTTTCTAAAGGATTTTATGTTGCTTGCCTTTTAG AAGTGGCACTGAAGGTTCATCTAAGTGACGCTAGCACTCATCAGCCTCTGTCTGGTGTCACCGTGGAGATCTTCACTAACCACACCCCTATTGCCTCAGATACCTCTGGTGCAGATGGCAACGCCTTCATCAGGTTTCCCTATCGCCTTGGCGACCTTCTTGTAGTCACGGCAACCAAGCGTGGCTACGTACCCAACTCCATCCCATGGCGACCAAACAGGTTACCAG TCTTCTCATCTCTAAGTCTGGATCTGCTCCCGGAAAGAGCTGCTACTCTGATGGTTTATGAAGATGTGGTGCAGATCGTCTCTGGATATCAAG GATCAAAACTGCAGCCGTGGGTGCAGTTCCAGAGAAGAGCATTGAGTCTTCCTGCTAACGCAACCTATACCAACCTGACAGCCTTTCTCACCGTGAGCAGTTCGTCGCAAGACACGCAGTACTTCCCTTATCTGCAAGGTCTTCATTCCAACTATACAG GCACCGATCGAAAGTTTGAGTTGACTCCTATAGCTGCTATCAGTGTCCATCTTTTGGGCAGTGATGGGGCGGAGCTTCACGTCAGTGAGCCAATCAGTGTGAGTGTTCCTCTTCCTGCAGACAGTGACCTGAAAGAGAATGACCACATCCCAGCCTGGAGGTTTGACCCTAAACTGG GGGCCTGGCTGAAGAGCAGTCTGGGATATGTCCATAGAGAGGGGAAACAGTTAACTCTCACATATATCGCCCCTCAGCTTGGTTATTGGGTGGCAGCCATGTCTCCCATAAATACAG GTCCCGTGGTGGCAAAAGACATAAGCACATATCACACAGTCTTCCTATTGGCCATATTAGGAGGCATGGCCCTGATATTGCTCTTCTTGTTCTGTATGCTGCTCTATTATTGCAG GAGGAAGTGTTCCCGCTTACGGCCCGCCCATAGGAAGTTTGATCTGTCCTCCACTCTAGATGCCTCTAAACGAGACCAGGCTACATCTATGTCCCACCTAAACCTCATCAATGAGACTCATCTTGACCACAATGGGGCGGAGCCAGACATGCACACACCCATGCTAAAACCCACCCCCTACGACTCCTCCAACATCGAGTTGGCAGCATCACGCGGTGAGCTTGCTAGCCGAGGATCCAACCACTATAAACGCTCGATAGAAATATTTCCGCTTAAATCATCCTGTTCAAATCATCCTTCCGAGGGCTACGATTCTCCTGCCGCACGTGGGGAATACAGACGTAGCTACACCTCTGTCACAACTTCATCTGTTCATCCCCTTCACATGTCCGTCTCGTCCTCATCACCCCATCCCTTACACCACACCGCCTCAGCGGGACGTCTGTCTTCAGAAAGTAAATCAAGCCTGCGTGATCCCCGTCTCTCTCCTGTTTCTGCCACATCAACGAGCACTGCCGGATCCCCGGAGAGGGAGCCGGGAATCGAGCGGCGGCAGGTCGATTATATGCTCTCTCGCTCCGTAGACAACCTGGAGCGTCCTGCCCCCCTTCCAAAACCCGGAGCTCTCCTCTGCTGTTCCTCTGAAATATACGTCAGCCAAGGAGAGGAGACTTATCGCAAGGCCCGCCCCACGCTCCTCATCCCCGCCCACTACATGAGACTGCCCGGGACACACCCACTTTCTGGCCAGGCACTTCTTTTGCAGTCAGATGTACAGAGCGAATTAGAAAGCATTCAGGCGGAGCTTAGCGCGTGTCAGGATCAGGTGTCACACGCATGGGGTAAAGGAGAGCCGGGAGGAGAAACGCAAGGAGCGGAGGAAAACCAAGGAGGGGGAATGGAGGAGTGGAGGTTGCAAACGGCAGCTCTTCCTGCAGATCTCTCTATACCCAGCTCGCTCAGTCAGGCAGGTCTAGATGTCGTGCAGATGAATGGAGAAGATCAGCTCTTAGCCGAAAAAACTTTGATGGAACTTCGAGGAGGAAAGCCCCTCGCTCACCCAAGAGCTTGGTTCGTGTCATTGGACGGTCGTTCCAATGCGCACATCCGCCATTCCTACATTGACCTGCAGCGGGCAGGATGCAACAACAGTTGTGTTGGAAGCAACGATGCCAGTCTGGACTCGGGGGTGGACATGAGTGATCTCACACCAGGACGGCGTGTTCGTGACAATGCCAAACTTCGAATTCGAGAAGGGCTCAAATCTGAAAGTGAGGCTCAGGCAGCACAGTCTATGGTCGCATATTCACCGTTGGTGGTTGTAGACGattcaaatgcaaatgcaaGTGGTAGCGATAGCCCAACTCCAGTATGTAGCCCTGAAGAAAACTCTGTTGCACCTTTGCTTCaggaaaaagagaaagaagagGAAGTCGAAGAGATCCCATCACCCCCATCTCCAAATTTTCTTCCACCGCTTCCTTCACCACCTCCTCTTCCAGATCCCATAGATGAGACGGCAGAGGAGACCGGGACACTTAGTGAAGTTTATAGGACTGAGGATGCTCAAATGCACACGAGCAGTAGCCGCCCAAACAACCTGGCCGTCCCCGATGACACCGGTGAAGACGAGAACAAGAAGAGTCCTTGGCAAAAACGAGAAGAGAGACCATTAATGTCCTTTAACCTAAAATGA